In Raphanus sativus cultivar WK10039 chromosome 5, ASM80110v3, whole genome shotgun sequence, the following proteins share a genomic window:
- the LOC130512380 gene encoding receptor-like protein kinase At3g21340 isoform X4 — protein sequence MEKQPQALRLCALTLICITLSSLLHHVEAQNQKGFISLDCGLSPNEPPYNDPSTGLTYSTDDGFVQSGKTGKIQKEFEAIFSKPSLKLRYFPDGVRNCYTVNVTEGTNYLIKAVFVYGNYDGLANDPSFDLYLGPNVWSTVDMNGRTNGTIEEIIHRTISKSLQVCLVKTGTSNPFINTLELRPLKNNTYNTQSGSLKYFFRYYFSTSDRTIRYPNDVHDRKWYPFFDSKEWTEVTTDLNVNASNGYEPPQIVMASASTPISTFWPWNFTWSLPSSTTQFYVYLHFAEIQTLKPLDTREFKVTMNGKLAYERYSPRMLATETIFFSQPQQCEGGKCILELTKTPKSTLPPLINALELFTVIDFPQLETNQDDVVAIKGIQNTYGLTRVTWNGDPCVPKQFLWDGLNCNSLDISTPPLITSLNLSSSQLTGIIAPGINDLIHLQELDLSNNNLTGGVPEFLAGMKSLLVINLSGNNLNGTVPQAILQKKGLKLNLEGNSDLICLGGLCVNKTGHGGSKKPNVVVPAVASVAFLVVLGSALAFFLVFKKKKNANIEVSDDRTTRSSEPAIMTKNKRFTYSEVVTMTNNFERVLGKGGFGMVYHGTVSGTEQVAVKMLSHSSSQGYKEFKAEVELLLRVHHKNLVGLVGYCDEGENLALIYEYMANGDLREHMSGKRGGSILNWETRLKIVVESAQGLEYLHNGCKPPMVHRDVKTTNILLNEHFQAKLADFGLSRSFPIEGETHVSTVVAGTPGYLDPEYYRTNWLNEKSDVYSFGIVLLEIITNQPVINQSREKPHIAEWVGLMLTKGDIKNIMDPNLYGDYDSGSVWRAVELAMSCLNPSSARRPTMSQVVIEINECLAYENSRGGTSHNMNSQSSIEVSMNFDIGITPGPR from the exons ATGGAGAAACAGCCTCAGGCACTTCGGTTATGTGCGTTAACGTTGATATGTATCACACTTTCTTCCCTTTTACACCACGTTGAAGCTCAAAACCAAAAAG GATTCATCAGTTTGGATTGCGGGTTATCCCCAAACGAGCCTCCTTACAACGATCCTTCAACCGGATTAACATACTCAACTGACGATGGTTTTGTGCAAAGTGGCAAAACCGGAAAAATCCAAAAGGAGTTTGAGGCAATCTTCAGTAAACCGTCTTTAAAGCTTAGGTACTTTCCAGATGGTGTCCGAAACTGTTATACCGTGAATGTCACGGAAGGCACAAACTATCTGATTAAAGCCGTTTTCGTGTACGGTAACTACGATGGTCTCGCCAACGACCCGAGTTTTGATCTTTACCTTGGTCCGAATGTTTGGTCAACGGTTGATATGAATGGACGGACCAATGGTACTATCGAAGAGATCATCCACAGAACCATATCTAAGTCTCTGCAGGTCTGTCTAGTTAAGACAGGAACAAGTAATCCTTTTATTAATACCTTAGAGCTACGACCACTTAAGAACAATACTTACAATACTCAGAGCGGCTCGCTGAAGTATTTCTTCCGATATTATTTCAGCACGTCAGACCGCACCATAAG GTATCCCAATGATGTCCATGATCGTAAATGGTATCCGTTCTTCGATTCAAAAGAGTGGACAGAAGTAACCACTGATCTCAATGTAAACGCGTCTAATGGTTATGAACCACCACAAATTGTCATGGCGTCAGCCTCAACGCCTATAAGTACCTTTTGGCCCTGGAACTTCACCTGGTCATTGCCGTCTTCCACAACCCAATTCTatgtatatttacattttgCCGAGATTCAAACTCTAAAGCCCCTCGATACCCGAGAATTCAAAGTGACAATGAATGGGAAACTTGCCTATGAACGTTATAGTCCTAGAATGTTAGCCACTGAAACTATATTTTTCTCCCAACCACAACAATGTGAAGGAGGAAAATGCATTTTGGAGCTAACGAAGACGCCCAAGTCTACCCTGCCTCCTCTCATTAACGCCCTCGAGCTTTTCACTGTGATTGATTTCCCACAGTTGGAAACAAACCAAGATGATG TTGTTGCCATCAAGGGTATTCAAAACACTTATGGATTAACTAGAGTTACATGGAACGGAGATCCATGCGTCCCAAAACAGTTTTTGTGGGATGGTTTAAACTGCAACAGCTTAGATATTTCCACACCACCTTTAATCACTTCCTT AAACCTATCCTCAAGTCAGTTAACCGGGATCATCGCTCCTGGCATTAATGATCTAATCCATTTACAGGAATT GGACTTGTCCAATAACAATTTGACGGGGGGAGTACCAGAGTTTCTAGCTGGCATGAAATCACTCTTGGTCAT AAATTTAAGTGGGAATAATCTTAATGGGACTGTTCCTCAAGCCATTTTACAAAAGAAAGGACTAAAGTTAAA TCTTGAAGGAAACTCAGATCTTATTTGTCTGGGTGGACTATGTGTAAACAAAACTGGACATGGTGGTTCCAAGAAACCGAATGTTGTAGTACCGGCTGTTGCATCGGTCGCGTTCCTGGTTGTTCTTGGATCTGCATTggctttctttcttgttttcaaaaagaaaaagaacgcAAACATTGAAG TATCGGATGATAGAACAACCAGATCTTCAGAACCGGCAATAATGACGAAAAACAAAAGATTTACTTACTCAGAGGTGGTAACAATGACAAATAACTTTGAAAGAGTCCTTGGTAAAGGAGGATTTGGAATGGTATATCATGGAACTGTAAGTGGTACTGAACAAGTAGCCGTTAAAATGCTCTCACACTCATCTTCTCAAGGGTATAAAGAATTCAAAGCAGAG gTGGAACTTCTCCTCAGAGTCCACCACAAAAATCTGGTTGGCCtcgttggatactgtgatgaaGGTGAAAATTTGGCTCTCATCTATGAGTATATGGCTAACGGAGACCTAAGAGAACATATGTCAG GAAAACGAGGTGGATCTATTTTGAACTGGGAAACGAGACTAAAAATAGTTGTCGAATCTGCACAAG GGTTGGAATACTTGCATAATGGATGCAAACCACCAATGGTTCATAGGGATGTCAAAACCACAAATATATTGTTGAATGAACATTTTCAAGCCAAATTAGCTGATTTTGGGCTTTCCAGATCTTTTCCTATTGAAGGAGAAACTCATGTGTCAACAGTTGTTGCTGGAACTCCTGGTTACCTTGATCCAGA ATATTATCGAACAAATTGGTTGAACGAGAAAAGCGATGTTTATAGCTTTGGAATTGTACTACTAGAGATCATCACAAATCAACCTGTGATAAATCAAAGTCGTGAAAAACCACATATAGCAGAATGGGTTGGATTAATGCTTACAAAAGGGGACATCAAAAACATCATGGATCCAAATCTCTATGGAGATTATGACTCTGGTTCTGTCTGGAGAGCAGTTGAATTAGCTATGTCGTGTCTGAATCCTTCTTCAGCTAGAAGACCAACCATGTCACAAGTAGTCATTGAAATAAATGAATGTTTAGCATATGAAAACTCAAGGGGAGGAACGAGTCATAACATGAACTCACAGAGTTCCATAGAAGTGAGCATGAACTTTGATATTGGAATTACCCCTGGACCTCGCTAA
- the LOC130512380 gene encoding receptor-like protein kinase At3g21340 isoform X3, giving the protein MEKQPQALRLCALTLICITLSSLLHHVEAQNQKGFISLDCGLSPNEPPYNDPSTGLTYSTDDGFVQSGKTGKIQKEFEAIFSKPSLKLRYFPDGVRNCYTVNVTEGTNYLIKAVFVYGNYDGLANDPSFDLYLGPNVWSTVDMNGRTNGTIEEIIHRTISKSLQVCLVKTGTSNPFINTLELRPLKNNTYNTQSGSLKYFFRYYFSTSDRTIRYPNDVHDRKWYPFFDSKEWTEVTTDLNVNASNGYEPPQIVMASASTPISTFWPWNFTWSLPSSTTQFYVYLHFAEIQTLKPLDTREFKVTMNGKLAYERYSPRMLATETIFFSQPQQCEGGKCILELTKTPKSTLPPLINALELFTVIDFPQLETNQDDVVAIKGIQNTYGLTRVTWNGDPCVPKQFLWDGLNCNSLDISTPPLITSLNLSSSQLTGIIAPGINDLIHLQELDLSNNNLTGGVPEFLAGMKSLLVINLSGNNLNGTVPQAILQKKGLKLNLEGNSDLICLGGLCVNKTGHGGSKKPNVVVPAVASVAFLVVLGSALAFFLVFKKKKNANIEGPSSYTQVSDDRTTRSSEPAIMTKNKRFTYSEVVTMTNNFERVLGKGGFGMVYHGTVSGTEQVAVKMLSHSSSQGYKEFKAEVELLLRVHHKNLVGLVGYCDEGENLALIYEYMANGDLREHMSGGSILNWETRLKIVVESAQGLEYLHNGCKPPMVHRDVKTTNILLNEHFQAKLADFGLSRSFPIEGETHVSTVVAGTPGYLDPEYYRTNWLNEKSDVYSFGIVLLEIITNQPVINQSREKPHIAEWVGLMLTKGDIKNIMDPNLYGDYDSGSVWRAVELAMSCLNPSSARRPTMSQVVIEINECLAYENSRGGTSHNMNSQSSIEVSMNFDIGITPGPR; this is encoded by the exons ATGGAGAAACAGCCTCAGGCACTTCGGTTATGTGCGTTAACGTTGATATGTATCACACTTTCTTCCCTTTTACACCACGTTGAAGCTCAAAACCAAAAAG GATTCATCAGTTTGGATTGCGGGTTATCCCCAAACGAGCCTCCTTACAACGATCCTTCAACCGGATTAACATACTCAACTGACGATGGTTTTGTGCAAAGTGGCAAAACCGGAAAAATCCAAAAGGAGTTTGAGGCAATCTTCAGTAAACCGTCTTTAAAGCTTAGGTACTTTCCAGATGGTGTCCGAAACTGTTATACCGTGAATGTCACGGAAGGCACAAACTATCTGATTAAAGCCGTTTTCGTGTACGGTAACTACGATGGTCTCGCCAACGACCCGAGTTTTGATCTTTACCTTGGTCCGAATGTTTGGTCAACGGTTGATATGAATGGACGGACCAATGGTACTATCGAAGAGATCATCCACAGAACCATATCTAAGTCTCTGCAGGTCTGTCTAGTTAAGACAGGAACAAGTAATCCTTTTATTAATACCTTAGAGCTACGACCACTTAAGAACAATACTTACAATACTCAGAGCGGCTCGCTGAAGTATTTCTTCCGATATTATTTCAGCACGTCAGACCGCACCATAAG GTATCCCAATGATGTCCATGATCGTAAATGGTATCCGTTCTTCGATTCAAAAGAGTGGACAGAAGTAACCACTGATCTCAATGTAAACGCGTCTAATGGTTATGAACCACCACAAATTGTCATGGCGTCAGCCTCAACGCCTATAAGTACCTTTTGGCCCTGGAACTTCACCTGGTCATTGCCGTCTTCCACAACCCAATTCTatgtatatttacattttgCCGAGATTCAAACTCTAAAGCCCCTCGATACCCGAGAATTCAAAGTGACAATGAATGGGAAACTTGCCTATGAACGTTATAGTCCTAGAATGTTAGCCACTGAAACTATATTTTTCTCCCAACCACAACAATGTGAAGGAGGAAAATGCATTTTGGAGCTAACGAAGACGCCCAAGTCTACCCTGCCTCCTCTCATTAACGCCCTCGAGCTTTTCACTGTGATTGATTTCCCACAGTTGGAAACAAACCAAGATGATG TTGTTGCCATCAAGGGTATTCAAAACACTTATGGATTAACTAGAGTTACATGGAACGGAGATCCATGCGTCCCAAAACAGTTTTTGTGGGATGGTTTAAACTGCAACAGCTTAGATATTTCCACACCACCTTTAATCACTTCCTT AAACCTATCCTCAAGTCAGTTAACCGGGATCATCGCTCCTGGCATTAATGATCTAATCCATTTACAGGAATT GGACTTGTCCAATAACAATTTGACGGGGGGAGTACCAGAGTTTCTAGCTGGCATGAAATCACTCTTGGTCAT AAATTTAAGTGGGAATAATCTTAATGGGACTGTTCCTCAAGCCATTTTACAAAAGAAAGGACTAAAGTTAAA TCTTGAAGGAAACTCAGATCTTATTTGTCTGGGTGGACTATGTGTAAACAAAACTGGACATGGTGGTTCCAAGAAACCGAATGTTGTAGTACCGGCTGTTGCATCGGTCGCGTTCCTGGTTGTTCTTGGATCTGCATTggctttctttcttgttttcaaaaagaaaaagaacgcAAACATTGAAG GTCCATCATCATATACACAAGTATCGGATGATAGAACAACCAGATCTTCAGAACCGGCAATAATGACGAAAAACAAAAGATTTACTTACTCAGAGGTGGTAACAATGACAAATAACTTTGAAAGAGTCCTTGGTAAAGGAGGATTTGGAATGGTATATCATGGAACTGTAAGTGGTACTGAACAAGTAGCCGTTAAAATGCTCTCACACTCATCTTCTCAAGGGTATAAAGAATTCAAAGCAGAG gTGGAACTTCTCCTCAGAGTCCACCACAAAAATCTGGTTGGCCtcgttggatactgtgatgaaGGTGAAAATTTGGCTCTCATCTATGAGTATATGGCTAACGGAGACCTAAGAGAACATATGTCAG GTGGATCTATTTTGAACTGGGAAACGAGACTAAAAATAGTTGTCGAATCTGCACAAG GGTTGGAATACTTGCATAATGGATGCAAACCACCAATGGTTCATAGGGATGTCAAAACCACAAATATATTGTTGAATGAACATTTTCAAGCCAAATTAGCTGATTTTGGGCTTTCCAGATCTTTTCCTATTGAAGGAGAAACTCATGTGTCAACAGTTGTTGCTGGAACTCCTGGTTACCTTGATCCAGA ATATTATCGAACAAATTGGTTGAACGAGAAAAGCGATGTTTATAGCTTTGGAATTGTACTACTAGAGATCATCACAAATCAACCTGTGATAAATCAAAGTCGTGAAAAACCACATATAGCAGAATGGGTTGGATTAATGCTTACAAAAGGGGACATCAAAAACATCATGGATCCAAATCTCTATGGAGATTATGACTCTGGTTCTGTCTGGAGAGCAGTTGAATTAGCTATGTCGTGTCTGAATCCTTCTTCAGCTAGAAGACCAACCATGTCACAAGTAGTCATTGAAATAAATGAATGTTTAGCATATGAAAACTCAAGGGGAGGAACGAGTCATAACATGAACTCACAGAGTTCCATAGAAGTGAGCATGAACTTTGATATTGGAATTACCCCTGGACCTCGCTAA
- the LOC130512380 gene encoding receptor-like protein kinase At3g21340 isoform X2, producing the protein MEKQPQALRLCALTLICITLSSLLHHVEAQNQKGFISLDCGLSPNEPPYNDPSTGLTYSTDDGFVQSGKTGKIQKEFEAIFSKPSLKLRYFPDGVRNCYTVNVTEGTNYLIKAVFVYGNYDGLANDPSFDLYLGPNVWSTVDMNGRTNGTIEEIIHRTISKSLQVCLVKTGTSNPFINTLELRPLKNNTYNTQSGSLKYFFRYYFSTSDRTIRYPNDVHDRKWYPFFDSKEWTEVTTDLNVNASNGYEPPQIVMASASTPISTFWPWNFTWSLPSSTTQFYVYLHFAEIQTLKPLDTREFKVTMNGKLAYERYSPRMLATETIFFSQPQQCEGGKCILELTKTPKSTLPPLINALELFTVIDFPQLETNQDDVVAIKGIQNTYGLTRVTWNGDPCVPKQFLWDGLNCNSLDISTPPLITSLNLSSSQLTGIIAPGINDLIHLQELDLSNNNLTGGVPEFLAGMKSLLVINLSGNNLNGTVPQAILQKKGLNLEGNSDLICLGGLCVNKTGHGGSKKPNVVVPAVASVAFLVVLGSALAFFLVFKKKKNANIEGPSSYTQVSDDRTTRSSEPAIMTKNKRFTYSEVVTMTNNFERVLGKGGFGMVYHGTVSGTEQVAVKMLSHSSSQGYKEFKAEVELLLRVHHKNLVGLVGYCDEGENLALIYEYMANGDLREHMSGKRGGSILNWETRLKIVVESAQGLEYLHNGCKPPMVHRDVKTTNILLNEHFQAKLADFGLSRSFPIEGETHVSTVVAGTPGYLDPEYYRTNWLNEKSDVYSFGIVLLEIITNQPVINQSREKPHIAEWVGLMLTKGDIKNIMDPNLYGDYDSGSVWRAVELAMSCLNPSSARRPTMSQVVIEINECLAYENSRGGTSHNMNSQSSIEVSMNFDIGITPGPR; encoded by the exons ATGGAGAAACAGCCTCAGGCACTTCGGTTATGTGCGTTAACGTTGATATGTATCACACTTTCTTCCCTTTTACACCACGTTGAAGCTCAAAACCAAAAAG GATTCATCAGTTTGGATTGCGGGTTATCCCCAAACGAGCCTCCTTACAACGATCCTTCAACCGGATTAACATACTCAACTGACGATGGTTTTGTGCAAAGTGGCAAAACCGGAAAAATCCAAAAGGAGTTTGAGGCAATCTTCAGTAAACCGTCTTTAAAGCTTAGGTACTTTCCAGATGGTGTCCGAAACTGTTATACCGTGAATGTCACGGAAGGCACAAACTATCTGATTAAAGCCGTTTTCGTGTACGGTAACTACGATGGTCTCGCCAACGACCCGAGTTTTGATCTTTACCTTGGTCCGAATGTTTGGTCAACGGTTGATATGAATGGACGGACCAATGGTACTATCGAAGAGATCATCCACAGAACCATATCTAAGTCTCTGCAGGTCTGTCTAGTTAAGACAGGAACAAGTAATCCTTTTATTAATACCTTAGAGCTACGACCACTTAAGAACAATACTTACAATACTCAGAGCGGCTCGCTGAAGTATTTCTTCCGATATTATTTCAGCACGTCAGACCGCACCATAAG GTATCCCAATGATGTCCATGATCGTAAATGGTATCCGTTCTTCGATTCAAAAGAGTGGACAGAAGTAACCACTGATCTCAATGTAAACGCGTCTAATGGTTATGAACCACCACAAATTGTCATGGCGTCAGCCTCAACGCCTATAAGTACCTTTTGGCCCTGGAACTTCACCTGGTCATTGCCGTCTTCCACAACCCAATTCTatgtatatttacattttgCCGAGATTCAAACTCTAAAGCCCCTCGATACCCGAGAATTCAAAGTGACAATGAATGGGAAACTTGCCTATGAACGTTATAGTCCTAGAATGTTAGCCACTGAAACTATATTTTTCTCCCAACCACAACAATGTGAAGGAGGAAAATGCATTTTGGAGCTAACGAAGACGCCCAAGTCTACCCTGCCTCCTCTCATTAACGCCCTCGAGCTTTTCACTGTGATTGATTTCCCACAGTTGGAAACAAACCAAGATGATG TTGTTGCCATCAAGGGTATTCAAAACACTTATGGATTAACTAGAGTTACATGGAACGGAGATCCATGCGTCCCAAAACAGTTTTTGTGGGATGGTTTAAACTGCAACAGCTTAGATATTTCCACACCACCTTTAATCACTTCCTT AAACCTATCCTCAAGTCAGTTAACCGGGATCATCGCTCCTGGCATTAATGATCTAATCCATTTACAGGAATT GGACTTGTCCAATAACAATTTGACGGGGGGAGTACCAGAGTTTCTAGCTGGCATGAAATCACTCTTGGTCAT AAATTTAAGTGGGAATAATCTTAATGGGACTGTTCCTCAAGCCATTTTACAAAAGAAAGGACTAAA TCTTGAAGGAAACTCAGATCTTATTTGTCTGGGTGGACTATGTGTAAACAAAACTGGACATGGTGGTTCCAAGAAACCGAATGTTGTAGTACCGGCTGTTGCATCGGTCGCGTTCCTGGTTGTTCTTGGATCTGCATTggctttctttcttgttttcaaaaagaaaaagaacgcAAACATTGAAG GTCCATCATCATATACACAAGTATCGGATGATAGAACAACCAGATCTTCAGAACCGGCAATAATGACGAAAAACAAAAGATTTACTTACTCAGAGGTGGTAACAATGACAAATAACTTTGAAAGAGTCCTTGGTAAAGGAGGATTTGGAATGGTATATCATGGAACTGTAAGTGGTACTGAACAAGTAGCCGTTAAAATGCTCTCACACTCATCTTCTCAAGGGTATAAAGAATTCAAAGCAGAG gTGGAACTTCTCCTCAGAGTCCACCACAAAAATCTGGTTGGCCtcgttggatactgtgatgaaGGTGAAAATTTGGCTCTCATCTATGAGTATATGGCTAACGGAGACCTAAGAGAACATATGTCAG GAAAACGAGGTGGATCTATTTTGAACTGGGAAACGAGACTAAAAATAGTTGTCGAATCTGCACAAG GGTTGGAATACTTGCATAATGGATGCAAACCACCAATGGTTCATAGGGATGTCAAAACCACAAATATATTGTTGAATGAACATTTTCAAGCCAAATTAGCTGATTTTGGGCTTTCCAGATCTTTTCCTATTGAAGGAGAAACTCATGTGTCAACAGTTGTTGCTGGAACTCCTGGTTACCTTGATCCAGA ATATTATCGAACAAATTGGTTGAACGAGAAAAGCGATGTTTATAGCTTTGGAATTGTACTACTAGAGATCATCACAAATCAACCTGTGATAAATCAAAGTCGTGAAAAACCACATATAGCAGAATGGGTTGGATTAATGCTTACAAAAGGGGACATCAAAAACATCATGGATCCAAATCTCTATGGAGATTATGACTCTGGTTCTGTCTGGAGAGCAGTTGAATTAGCTATGTCGTGTCTGAATCCTTCTTCAGCTAGAAGACCAACCATGTCACAAGTAGTCATTGAAATAAATGAATGTTTAGCATATGAAAACTCAAGGGGAGGAACGAGTCATAACATGAACTCACAGAGTTCCATAGAAGTGAGCATGAACTTTGATATTGGAATTACCCCTGGACCTCGCTAA